A section of the Amycolatopsis sp. AA4 genome encodes:
- a CDS encoding trypsin-like serine protease, translating into MAVAGAAALCGAAPASAIVGGSESARPYSFLTSFQLLMPSGKERRTDSLHKCTAALVAPQWVLTAAHCLFNGGAPEDVLAGSPQGWKVRVGSLDTNTGGELAAVDKYYTRGLPSEPYKDVALLHLASAVRAEPAPLAAAEPAVGTPVRIAGWGSTCAGGDDRVPQCYPSRLREADTTVQPGSACDAPDLRPGDGKLCVGSPDGSVRPSDMDSGGPLLVRQGGQWAVAGTVSSGNADRASFYTDTFPHLAWIKGIVNGTDVPPDPPAPNREGAINLAGCNGSVVRAPGGRAEDPALLLTNGHCVPTSPPAAEGKRIFEKDGQRGLDEYRREQLPAPGAALVDRPADRSLVISDRQGYPVAPARANRLVYATMTGTDVALYRLDKTYAQVSALGGKVFDLSTAPMRAGDRLTLATISARTDCAAAAVVPTLREGGYQQADSVRYDTCKSSHGDSGAPLLAPDGHTVVGVNNTHNDDGVAPNSPGGTKTAATPCSDNNPCEVGPDGTVTSRAGASYGQQVNGLAACLTAGSKLDLSKPGCAVTGAGVAVTSPAQGTTVQPGAAVTGHAAAGARVNVAVDGAPASEAVASPDGSWRTTLPLDLAPGRHRLTATVAGPAGQQTRTSKPVEFTLTPAGASALKAEQTFVPDAEAGTQAVLTVSFAAPSGMPVSTDAEQRFVAPAGFRFTGVATHILDTGGAGSDLRARVDDEGRVLVVTDPIRLNLGGTNTGRIDHRTLQMTVTADKTAVGTHADGRVTVGRDVSAPLSGKVHTKEPGAAQG; encoded by the coding sequence ATGGCTGTGGCGGGTGCCGCGGCGTTGTGCGGCGCCGCACCGGCGTCGGCTATTGTCGGCGGCTCCGAATCCGCGCGTCCGTACTCGTTTCTCACGTCGTTTCAGCTGCTGATGCCGAGCGGCAAAGAGCGCCGGACGGATTCCCTGCACAAGTGCACGGCGGCGCTCGTGGCGCCGCAATGGGTGCTGACCGCCGCTCATTGCCTGTTCAACGGCGGTGCTCCGGAGGACGTGCTGGCGGGCTCGCCGCAGGGCTGGAAGGTCCGCGTCGGGTCGCTGGACACCAATACCGGAGGCGAGCTGGCCGCGGTCGACAAGTACTACACGCGTGGCCTGCCCAGCGAGCCGTACAAAGACGTGGCGTTGCTGCATCTGGCGAGTGCGGTGCGGGCGGAGCCGGCGCCGCTGGCCGCCGCGGAGCCGGCGGTCGGCACGCCCGTGCGCATCGCCGGATGGGGATCCACCTGCGCCGGCGGCGACGACCGGGTGCCGCAGTGCTACCCGAGCCGCCTGCGCGAAGCGGACACGACCGTGCAGCCCGGTTCGGCGTGCGACGCGCCGGACCTTCGGCCGGGCGACGGGAAGCTGTGCGTCGGCAGTCCCGACGGGAGCGTCCGGCCCTCGGACATGGACTCCGGCGGCCCGCTGCTCGTCCGCCAGGGCGGCCAGTGGGCAGTGGCCGGGACGGTCAGCAGCGGCAACGCCGACCGCGCGTCGTTCTACACCGACACGTTCCCGCATCTGGCGTGGATCAAGGGCATCGTCAACGGCACGGACGTGCCGCCGGACCCGCCCGCCCCGAACAGGGAAGGCGCGATCAACCTGGCCGGCTGCAACGGCTCGGTGGTGCGCGCGCCCGGAGGGCGGGCAGAAGACCCGGCGCTGCTGCTGACGAACGGCCACTGCGTGCCGACCTCCCCTCCGGCCGCGGAGGGAAAGCGCATCTTCGAGAAGGACGGACAGCGGGGACTTGACGAATACCGGCGCGAGCAGCTGCCCGCGCCCGGCGCGGCGCTGGTCGACCGCCCCGCCGACCGTTCCCTGGTCATCTCCGACCGCCAGGGCTACCCTGTGGCGCCCGCCCGGGCGAACCGGCTGGTGTACGCGACGATGACCGGCACCGACGTCGCGCTCTACCGCTTGGACAAGACTTATGCCCAGGTGAGCGCACTGGGCGGGAAAGTGTTCGACCTGTCGACTGCACCGATGCGCGCCGGAGACCGGCTCACCCTCGCCACCATCTCGGCCCGCACCGACTGCGCGGCCGCGGCCGTCGTGCCGACGCTGCGCGAAGGCGGCTATCAGCAGGCCGATTCCGTACGGTACGACACCTGCAAATCCTCCCACGGCGATTCCGGTGCCCCGCTGCTGGCCCCGGACGGCCACACTGTCGTCGGGGTCAACAACACCCACAACGACGACGGCGTCGCTCCCAACTCCCCCGGCGGGACCAAGACCGCGGCCACACCGTGCAGCGACAACAACCCTTGTGAAGTCGGGCCGGACGGGACCGTCACCTCACGCGCGGGCGCCAGCTACGGCCAGCAGGTCAACGGGCTCGCCGCGTGCCTGACTGCCGGGTCGAAACTCGACCTGAGCAAGCCCGGCTGCGCGGTTACCGGAGCCGGGGTTGCGGTCACCTCCCCGGCCCAGGGCACGACAGTCCAGCCCGGCGCCGCGGTGACCGGTCACGCCGCGGCCGGCGCACGCGTGAACGTGGCCGTGGACGGCGCCCCGGCCAGCGAAGCCGTGGCCTCCCCGGACGGCTCGTGGCGCACCACCCTCCCGCTCGACCTGGCGCCGGGCCGGCACCGCCTCACCGCGACCGTCGCCGGACCAGCCGGACAGCAGACCCGAACGTCGAAACCCGTCGAGTTCACGCTGACACCCGCGGGAGCCTCCGCCCTGAAAGCCGAGCAGACCTTCGTGCCCGACGCCGAAGCGGGCACCCAGGCCGTGCTCACCGTCTCCTTCGCCGCACCCAGCGGCATGCCGGTCTCCACCGACGCAGAGCAACGGTTCGTCGCACCCGCGGGCTTTCGGTTCACCGGCGTCGCGACACACATCCTCGACACCGGCGGCGCGGGGAGCGACCTGCGAGCCCGCGTCGACGACGAAGGCCGCGTGCTGGTCGTCACCGACCCGATTCGCCTGAACCTCGGCGGAACCAACACCGGCCGCATCGACCACCGCACCCTGCAAATGACGGTGACCGCGGACAAAACCGCCGTCGGCACCCACGCTGACGGCCGCGTCACCGTCGGACGCGACGTGTCCGCCCCGCTGTCCGGGAAGGTCCACACCAAGGAACCAGGGGCCGCCCAAGGATGA
- a CDS encoding ABC transporter substrate-binding protein, translating to MASFPRLGALILGALLLSGCGSAAQQPAAPAPASGSPEGPAVVAASTWEGAFAKAAGAGKVTVLVPPSIKHAPDYDPKPSDLAAVAGARYVLYSRFEGFAGKLKDAAGSSATTVGLTLDNSKDNVEKEVRRLAGMFGTQAAAEKWIAGFEAEYARLSGEVKAKWPGGKQPQVIEQAFVGFAAQLSGANVLAAYGPEPVTAARLAELSAKHPQYVFDNEAMSTGTVLPGTPAKQVSLVNYPGQDLDLLSVYRQNAKLLADAFA from the coding sequence ATGGCATCGTTCCCCCGCCTCGGCGCACTGATCCTCGGCGCGCTGCTGCTGTCCGGCTGTGGTTCGGCCGCGCAGCAGCCCGCCGCCCCAGCCCCAGCCTCGGGCTCGCCGGAAGGCCCGGCCGTGGTGGCCGCGAGCACGTGGGAGGGAGCGTTCGCGAAGGCGGCGGGCGCGGGCAAGGTGACCGTCCTGGTGCCGCCCTCGATCAAGCACGCCCCCGACTACGATCCGAAGCCGTCCGACCTGGCGGCCGTCGCGGGCGCGCGGTACGTGTTGTACTCCCGGTTCGAAGGGTTCGCGGGCAAGCTGAAGGACGCCGCCGGCTCCTCGGCCACGACGGTCGGCCTCACGTTGGACAACAGCAAGGACAACGTGGAGAAGGAGGTCCGGCGCCTGGCCGGGATGTTCGGCACCCAGGCGGCCGCCGAGAAGTGGATCGCCGGGTTCGAGGCGGAGTACGCGCGGCTTTCCGGCGAGGTCAAGGCGAAGTGGCCGGGCGGGAAGCAGCCGCAGGTGATCGAGCAGGCGTTCGTCGGGTTCGCGGCGCAGCTGTCGGGCGCGAACGTGCTGGCCGCCTACGGCCCGGAGCCGGTGACCGCGGCCAGACTCGCAGAGCTGTCGGCCAAGCACCCGCAGTACGTCTTCGACAACGAGGCCATGAGCACGGGAACCGTCCTGCCGGGTACGCCGGCGAAGCAGGTCAGCCTCGTGAACTACCCGGGCCAGGACTTGGACCTGCTGTCGGTCTACCGGCAGAACGCTAAGCTGCTCGCCGACGCTTTCGCCTGA
- a CDS encoding MFS transporter yields MTGPAIAAARGTAGSTSLLTAAMTWSMLPLFLLGALGPDLLAEFGITTPLLGVLVSVGFAVAAALSLTAGPVVAAVGARRGLVALFVLAGIALAAFAAAPGYGVLVLAVAASGVPQALANPVTNHLIATRVPAGRRGGVTGWKQSGVQFGAFVAGLPLAALAGAANWRIAVGVAAAIAFVAGLLVLALPADPAPASRPRWTTARPTRDAAWLCGFSALLGSGISAVNTYVALFGARQLALPVGAASALVAVLGIAGIAGRVGWSRLAARSGEPGSLLPPLAVGAAVAALALVAAAGWGAWWAWAAVTGLGVCAVSANAVSMVTVISTSPKASVAQDSAVVSAGFFAGFALGPPVAGALVDAAGGRYQYAWTTVAAEFLAAGVTAWWWRGREARP; encoded by the coding sequence ATGACTGGGCCGGCGATCGCGGCCGCACGCGGCACGGCGGGCTCGACGTCGCTGCTGACGGCCGCGATGACATGGTCGATGCTGCCGCTGTTCCTGCTCGGGGCGCTCGGGCCGGATCTCCTCGCCGAGTTCGGGATCACCACGCCGCTGCTCGGCGTGCTCGTGTCAGTGGGGTTCGCGGTCGCGGCCGCGCTGTCCCTGACGGCGGGGCCGGTCGTCGCGGCGGTCGGGGCGAGGCGCGGGCTCGTCGCTTTGTTCGTCCTCGCCGGCATCGCGCTCGCCGCGTTCGCCGCCGCTCCGGGCTACGGCGTGCTCGTGCTCGCTGTGGCGGCCTCGGGCGTGCCGCAGGCATTGGCGAACCCGGTGACCAACCACCTGATCGCGACCCGCGTCCCGGCCGGGCGGCGCGGCGGGGTCACCGGCTGGAAGCAGTCCGGTGTCCAGTTCGGGGCGTTCGTCGCCGGGTTGCCGCTGGCCGCGCTGGCCGGCGCGGCGAACTGGCGGATCGCCGTCGGCGTGGCCGCCGCGATCGCGTTCGTGGCCGGGCTGCTGGTGCTGGCGCTTCCCGCCGACCCGGCGCCGGCGAGTCGGCCGCGGTGGACAACGGCCCGGCCGACGCGCGACGCGGCCTGGCTCTGCGGTTTCTCGGCGCTCCTCGGATCCGGCATTTCCGCCGTGAACACGTATGTCGCGTTGTTCGGCGCGCGCCAGCTGGCCTTGCCTGTCGGCGCGGCGAGTGCGCTGGTCGCGGTCCTCGGCATCGCCGGGATCGCCGGCCGAGTCGGGTGGTCGCGGCTGGCGGCTCGCTCCGGCGAGCCCGGCTCGTTGCTGCCGCCGCTGGCCGTCGGCGCCGCCGTCGCCGCGCTGGCGCTCGTCGCCGCGGCCGGCTGGGGTGCGTGGTGGGCGTGGGCAGCCGTGACCGGGCTGGGGGTCTGTGCGGTGTCGGCCAACGCGGTGTCGATGGTGACTGTGATCTCGACATCGCCGAAGGCGTCGGTGGCGCAGGATTCCGCCGTGGTGTCGGCCGGGTTCTTCGCCGGATTCGCGCTGGGGCCACCCGTCGCCGGAGCCCTGGTCGACGCGGCGGGCGGTCGCTACCAGTACGCCTGGACGACGGTGGCCGCGGAATTCCTTGCCGCCGGTGTGACCGCCTGGTGGTGGCGAGGCCGGGAGGCACGGCCGTGA
- a CDS encoding metal ABC transporter permease, which produces MSASLGTLLQLVPVQRGLLGLVLGAIGLPIVGVVIIGLDIMPVRFAMMHVALFGIAAGMLTGLDPLLCALLACAASGAALTPLARTPSGLSGAMGLLMSLAIAAALLVLSVSGVNANGAFELLWGSILATRTQDVVLLAVLALVIPGLFLVRRRQLALLLHDRELAACSGVRVDRLTFALLLLVAVAVAGAIRLTGALLVDALTLLPALAARRVANSLRGMVFAAVVIGLVVNVAGFLLALVLDFPPGPVLVLLAGAVTLTLHAVPDRRKQRWHRSPASAH; this is translated from the coding sequence ATGAGCGCGTCGCTCGGCACGCTGCTCCAGCTCGTGCCGGTCCAGCGCGGCCTGCTGGGGCTCGTGCTGGGGGCGATCGGGCTGCCGATCGTCGGAGTGGTGATCATCGGGCTGGACATCATGCCGGTGCGGTTCGCGATGATGCACGTCGCCTTGTTCGGCATCGCCGCGGGCATGCTGACCGGACTCGATCCGCTGCTGTGCGCGCTGCTCGCGTGCGCAGCTTCCGGGGCCGCGCTCACCCCGCTTGCCCGCACCCCGTCCGGTCTCTCCGGAGCGATGGGGTTGCTGATGAGCCTGGCCATCGCCGCGGCACTGCTTGTGCTCTCTGTGTCCGGGGTCAACGCGAACGGCGCCTTCGAACTGCTGTGGGGCTCGATCCTCGCGACGCGCACCCAGGACGTCGTCCTGCTCGCCGTGCTGGCCCTCGTGATTCCCGGCCTGTTCCTGGTCCGCCGGCGTCAGCTCGCGCTGCTGCTGCACGACCGCGAACTCGCCGCCTGCTCCGGGGTGCGCGTGGACCGCTTGACTTTCGCGTTGCTGCTGCTGGTCGCGGTCGCGGTGGCCGGGGCGATCCGGCTCACCGGCGCGCTGCTGGTCGACGCGCTGACCCTGCTGCCCGCGCTGGCCGCCCGCCGGGTCGCGAATTCGCTGCGCGGCATGGTGTTCGCGGCGGTCGTCATCGGTCTCGTCGTCAACGTCGCGGGATTCCTGCTCGCCCTGGTCCTCGACTTCCCGCCCGGTCCGGTTCTCGTGCTGCTGGCCGGTGCCGTGACCCTCACCCTCCATGCAGTCCCTGATCGGAGAAAACAACGATGGCATCGTTCCCCCGCCTCGGCGCACTGA
- a CDS encoding VOC family protein encodes MKSRTDGMWWGTAIEAPDPGRLARFYAELLGWHVGHEEPGTAVVAASPQGPFFVFQQAADYRAPVWPPADGDQRPMMHFDFQVGDLDSAVAEAVALGATIAEVQPQENVRVLFDPAGHPFCLCYDAG; translated from the coding sequence ATGAAGTCTCGGACTGATGGCATGTGGTGGGGAACGGCGATCGAGGCACCGGACCCCGGCAGGCTGGCGAGGTTCTATGCCGAGCTGCTCGGCTGGCACGTCGGACACGAGGAGCCGGGAACGGCCGTCGTCGCCGCTTCACCGCAAGGACCCTTCTTCGTGTTCCAGCAGGCGGCGGACTATCGGGCTCCGGTCTGGCCCCCGGCCGACGGGGATCAGCGTCCGATGATGCACTTCGACTTCCAGGTGGGCGACCTGGACTCGGCGGTCGCCGAGGCGGTCGCCCTGGGGGCCACGATCGCGGAGGTCCAGCCGCAGGAGAACGTCCGCGTGCTCTTCGACCCCGCCGGCCACCCCTTCTGCCTCTGCTACGACGCGGGATGA
- a CDS encoding copper resistance protein CopC — protein MKIARLFAATLLVLTGLLAFAGAASPHAALKSGSPAEGLSLAAPPKKAELTFEEAATPQPDPINVTRPGGAAWTAGTAPVTDANGRRTGHGDRASRACPLAYKAVSDGGDKVTGSVHFTLTAPATRSSAPPSASEATPGAAAQGHTGGGVPAWVWILIAVVVVVADALGTEAFLRLDHRAHVDGAGEPAHPALPPLLSENVDNADGDTSDSTALDNRHDGRPFGLSALKTGTIPAAGPPAEVLAPAVFRDVFAVDGRAVPEPVDGRPRVLPRELDP, from the coding sequence ATGAAGATCGCCCGTCTGTTCGCCGCCACGCTGCTCGTGCTGACCGGTCTGCTGGCCTTCGCCGGGGCGGCCTCCCCGCACGCCGCACTGAAGTCGGGTTCGCCCGCCGAGGGCTTGAGCCTCGCGGCCCCGCCCAAGAAAGCCGAGCTGACGTTCGAAGAGGCAGCGACCCCGCAGCCGGACCCGATCAACGTCACCAGGCCCGGCGGAGCCGCCTGGACTGCCGGCACCGCGCCGGTCACCGACGCCAATGGTCGGCGCACCGGGCACGGCGACCGGGCGAGCCGTGCCTGCCCCCTCGCCTACAAGGCCGTGTCCGACGGCGGGGACAAGGTCACCGGCTCGGTGCACTTCACTCTCACCGCTCCCGCGACGAGGTCGAGCGCGCCGCCGAGCGCGTCCGAGGCGACACCCGGTGCCGCGGCGCAAGGGCACACCGGCGGCGGGGTGCCGGCGTGGGTGTGGATCCTCATCGCCGTCGTGGTCGTCGTCGCGGACGCGCTCGGCACGGAGGCCTTCCTGCGGCTGGATCACCGAGCACATGTCGACGGTGCCGGGGAACCAGCTCACCCAGCCCTGCCACCACTGCTCTCGGAAAACGTCGATAACGCCGATGGAGACACCAGTGACAGCACTGCGCTGGACAACCGCCACGATGGCCGTCCTTTCGGACTCTCGGCCCTCAAAACGGGAACGATCCCCGCGGCCGGGCCGCCCGCGGAGGTGCTGGCCCCGGCCGTCTTCCGCGACGTGTTCGCGGTGGACGGCCGCGCGGTTCCCGAGCCGGTCGACGGGCGGCCCCGCGTGTTGCCTCGCGAGCTGGACCCCTGA
- a CDS encoding DUF6461 domain-containing protein, producing the protein MNEKSPVDERYRSDPNWAWLASPTGVVLGGGALTFVRHMSVDDVFRKFDIDPASATTMTAQQALTDPLLQTAGFDIGPQWLRVAESGEWTVAVEYRQQKAHLDGIAGCLAQDTDVVMFAGNEFDPAEVQYLSHGEFVFAFGCGAPYDSRAGTRPQMFDDEMFDAGLIDFPSRAPIGDSVIAMAVILSRHLGFALTPETVTGPLPTAYRMHSYTPPPPGPKTA; encoded by the coding sequence ATGAACGAGAAGTCGCCCGTCGATGAGCGCTACCGGTCTGATCCGAACTGGGCGTGGCTGGCCTCCCCCACAGGCGTCGTCCTCGGCGGCGGCGCTCTGACCTTCGTGCGGCACATGAGCGTCGACGACGTCTTCCGCAAATTCGACATCGACCCCGCCTCGGCGACGACGATGACCGCGCAACAGGCATTGACCGACCCGCTGCTGCAGACAGCCGGATTCGACATCGGCCCGCAATGGCTTCGCGTCGCCGAGTCCGGCGAGTGGACAGTCGCCGTGGAATACCGTCAGCAGAAAGCCCACCTCGACGGCATCGCCGGTTGCCTGGCACAGGACACCGACGTCGTCATGTTTGCCGGGAACGAGTTCGATCCGGCGGAGGTCCAGTACCTGTCGCACGGGGAGTTCGTCTTCGCGTTCGGGTGCGGCGCTCCCTACGACTCCCGCGCCGGGACCCGGCCCCAGATGTTCGACGACGAGATGTTCGACGCCGGTCTCATCGACTTCCCTTCGCGCGCGCCGATCGGCGACAGCGTGATCGCGATGGCGGTGATCCTTTCGCGGCACCTCGGGTTCGCCCTGACACCGGAAACAGTCACCGGCCCGCTCCCGACCGCGTATCGCATGCACAGCTACACGCCGCCCCCGCCCGGCCCGAAGACCGCCTGA
- a CDS encoding nucleoside-diphosphate kinase: MLSAPEAVHHDQERHDSTAAAVAAAALGTTTPAGTDQDGLAPGANVGGASRRGAYWCARYCGERHNRAGPAGERDRRVGPAPGTRGRRRRRSAPGLSQTADRSALTGEKYLNPAPAHELLQGEQWRSLTADREKLRAYADDEWLGAGLAGAYDVLGLDASRFVQRHAVLVIQPDCIAGRTAQRCVEYVRSHGFDPIHAIRFHFGVEQTAGIWHYQSNIATQDSRDIADLVCGKGDSLLVLLRDTTPAPTIPASMRLTDLKGRSNPAKRNERHLRTVLGAQTRLVVLVHTPDEPIDLVREAAVLLGSRARELYATMAEPVSDDAVEFLAAHIQELYAGADQHDLDLAAAWNRVTQRVTDPEALSVLHNVRAGSEKLDWRRFTGDLADAGLDAQGWDALLIGSEYVEHDLAGIPRLVDRVNIASWTEGDGVLLIGQ; encoded by the coding sequence GTGCTCAGCGCACCGGAAGCCGTTCACCACGATCAGGAGCGTCATGACAGCACCGCAGCGGCCGTCGCCGCAGCGGCGCTCGGCACCACCACCCCCGCCGGGACCGACCAGGACGGGCTGGCCCCGGGCGCGAACGTGGGCGGAGCCAGCCGGCGAGGGGCGTATTGGTGCGCCCGGTACTGCGGTGAGCGGCACAACCGCGCCGGGCCAGCCGGTGAGCGTGACCGTCGTGTTGGCCCCGCGCCCGGCACCCGCGGACGCCGGCGGAGACGATCGGCGCCCGGACTCTCCCAGACCGCCGATCGGTCTGCGTTGACCGGAGAGAAATACTTGAACCCAGCACCGGCTCACGAATTGCTGCAAGGCGAGCAGTGGCGTTCCCTCACCGCCGATCGGGAGAAATTGCGCGCCTATGCAGACGACGAGTGGTTAGGCGCGGGCCTGGCTGGCGCCTACGACGTGCTTGGCCTCGACGCGAGCCGATTCGTGCAACGTCACGCCGTGCTCGTGATTCAGCCTGACTGCATCGCGGGACGGACCGCGCAGCGCTGCGTCGAATACGTGCGGAGCCACGGTTTCGACCCGATTCACGCGATCCGGTTCCACTTCGGCGTCGAGCAGACCGCCGGAATCTGGCATTATCAGTCCAACATAGCCACTCAAGACAGTCGCGACATCGCCGACCTGGTGTGCGGAAAGGGCGACTCGCTGCTGGTGTTGCTCAGGGACACAACTCCGGCACCGACCATTCCGGCCAGCATGCGTCTCACTGACCTCAAAGGCCGGTCGAATCCGGCGAAGCGGAACGAACGCCATCTCCGCACTGTTCTGGGCGCTCAAACCCGGTTAGTCGTGCTCGTGCATACGCCGGACGAACCGATCGACCTCGTCCGCGAAGCGGCGGTGCTGCTCGGTTCGCGTGCACGCGAGCTCTACGCCACAATGGCGGAACCGGTTTCGGACGACGCCGTAGAGTTCCTGGCCGCGCACATCCAGGAACTCTACGCTGGAGCCGATCAGCACGACTTGGACCTCGCGGCCGCCTGGAACCGCGTGACCCAACGCGTCACCGATCCGGAAGCACTGTCCGTGCTGCACAACGTGCGCGCAGGCAGCGAGAAGCTGGACTGGCGTCGGTTCACCGGCGACCTCGCCGACGCAGGCCTCGACGCGCAAGGCTGGGACGCCCTCCTCATCGGCAGCGAATATGTCGAACACGACCTGGCTGGCATCCCTCGATTGGTTGACCGGGTCAATATCGCAAGCTGGACGGAAGGGGACGGTGTCCTGCTGATTGGCCAGTGA
- a CDS encoding transposase: MLETALNEETTEHLGHEKNQANPGWDSANVRNGTRLKTVLSDAASEVQVEAPRGREACSRRRS, from the coding sequence GTGCTGGAAACGGCGCTGAACGAGGAAACGACCGAGCATCTCGGTCACGAGAAGAATCAGGCGAATCCGGGCTGGGACTCGGCGAATGTGCGGAACGGCACGCGATTGAAGACCGTGCTCTCGGATGCGGCCAGCGAGGTTCAAGTCGAGGCGCCGCGGGGCCGGGAAGCATGTTCTCGCCGCAGATCGTGA
- a CDS encoding IS3 family transposase codes for MTSAARRGHNVFKLPSPHRRQAPRQTPGSAVHPTSEIGNSIPSVDVCLRRHNADRIQERLKGMTPTGYRSHALQPGEPSLLNLRTG; via the coding sequence ATGACCAGCGCAGCGCGACGGGGACACAACGTCTTCAAACTGCCCTCGCCGCACCGCCGACAAGCGCCGCGTCAAACGCCCGGATCAGCCGTGCACCCGACTTCGGAGATCGGCAACTCCATCCCGTCGGTCGATGTTTGCCTGCGGCGGCACAACGCGGACAGGATCCAGGAACGATTGAAGGGCATGACTCCGACAGGGTATCGGAGTCATGCCCTTCAACCAGGTGAACCCTCTCTGCTCAACCTTCGTACGGGTTAG
- a CDS encoding sigma-70 family RNA polymerase sigma factor has translation MTSGRDRDDERITALALAAARGDRRAFESWVRATQADTWRFVAHLADSTVADDLTQETYVRSVTALPRFAGRSSSRTWLLSIARRVVVDHFRARSVRPQSFSRDWESAAAAESARRSGRGFEDVVEVGLLLDGLHPERREAIVLTQVLGYSYAEAAEICDCPIGTVRSRVARAREDLLAAREERGHVV, from the coding sequence GTGACCTCCGGCAGGGACCGCGACGACGAGCGGATCACCGCGCTCGCGCTGGCCGCCGCCCGCGGCGACCGGCGCGCCTTCGAGTCGTGGGTGCGCGCGACGCAGGCCGACACCTGGCGGTTCGTCGCGCACCTCGCGGATTCGACCGTCGCCGACGACCTCACTCAGGAAACCTACGTCCGCTCGGTCACGGCCCTGCCCCGGTTCGCCGGGCGCTCTTCCTCCCGCACCTGGCTGCTGTCCATCGCCCGTCGCGTCGTGGTCGACCACTTCCGCGCCCGCTCGGTCCGCCCGCAGTCGTTCAGCCGGGACTGGGAATCGGCCGCCGCGGCCGAGTCGGCACGCCGCTCCGGCCGCGGCTTCGAAGACGTCGTCGAGGTGGGCCTGCTCCTCGACGGACTCCACCCGGAACGCCGGGAAGCGATCGTCCTCACCCAGGTACTCGGGTACTCCTACGCCGAAGCCGCCGAGATCTGCGACTGTCCGATCGGGACGGTCCGCTCGCGCGTCGCCCGTGCCCGCGAAGACCTCCTCGCCGCCCGGGAAGAACGCGGCCACGTGGTCTGA
- a CDS encoding IS5 family transposase: MWGGGLDGIGVAVAVAVADHIDALATALRDQVRVRAGRRPLPTAAIIDAQTVRGADTVPAASAGYDAGKKTKGRKRHIATDTFGLLLAVVVTAASTQDRDGAHLLLAALRARFGAIAHVWADGGYSGRLVAWAKQVLSLTVEIVKRTDDTTGFVVLPRRWVVERTFGWITKHRRCVRDYETLPEHHETMVYIAMIMTMSRRLARNTDQ; this comes from the coding sequence TTGTGGGGGGGGGGCCTCGACGGTATCGGTGTTGCCGTCGCCGTCGCCGTCGCCGACCACATCGACGCCCTCGCCACCGCACTGCGCGATCAGGTCCGAGTGCGGGCCGGTCGCCGTCCGCTGCCCACCGCCGCGATCATCGACGCCCAGACCGTACGCGGGGCCGACACCGTGCCCGCCGCCAGCGCGGGCTACGACGCCGGGAAGAAAACCAAAGGCCGCAAACGACACATCGCCACCGACACCTTCGGCTTGCTCCTCGCCGTCGTGGTGACAGCCGCCTCGACCCAAGACCGCGACGGCGCCCACCTGCTGCTGGCGGCACTGCGCGCCCGCTTCGGCGCCATCGCCCACGTCTGGGCCGACGGCGGCTACAGCGGACGCCTGGTCGCCTGGGCCAAGCAGGTCCTTTCCCTCACCGTCGAGATCGTCAAACGCACCGACGACACCACCGGATTCGTCGTACTGCCCCGCAGATGGGTCGTCGAGCGAACCTTCGGATGGATCACCAAACACCGCCGCTGCGTCCGCGACTACGAGACACTCCCCGAACACCACGAAACCATGGTCTACATCGCCATGATCATGACCATGTCCCGACGACTCGCCCGCAACACAGACCAGTGA